The sequence below is a genomic window from Methanoculleus sp. 7T.
ACCCCCTCACTTCACCGATTCTTTCATCTTATCGACGACGTCCTGAAAGAAGCCCTTGCCCTTCTTCGCACCCTTCGCGGCGGGTTTCTTCCCCTCGAGCTCAAGCAGGCGCTCGTAGAGTTCCCGCTCCTCTTCGGTCAGGCGTTCGGGCACGGCGATGCGCACCCGCACCAGCATATCGCCGGGTTTCGTCTGCCACCGCACGCCCTCCCCCGGAATCTTCAGCCCGGTGTTGTACTGCACGCCTGCCGGGATATCGAGGACGACCGTGCGCCCGTCGATCGTCTGCACCTCGACCTGGGAGCCTAGGGTCGCCTGGGCCGGGGTGATATCGACGGCCGTCTCCAAGTCGTCGCCTCGCCGGGTGAACGTCTTGTGCGGCGCTACGCTGATCTCGATATAGAGATCCCCGCTCGGCGCCCCGTACTCACCCGCGTCGCCGTAGCCCTCCATCCGGAGGCGCATGCCCGTATCCACGCCCGGCGGGATCCGGACCTTCACGGTCTGCCGGGCGCGCCGGTGCCCGCTGCCGCCGCAGGCCTTGCACCGGGACTCGGGCATCTTCCCCCGTCCGCCGCAGGTGGTGCAGGTGCTCATCCGGACAAAGTTCCCGAAGATGGACTGGCTCATCTGCCGCATCTGGCCGCTGCCGCCGCAGGTCGGGCAGGTCGTGAACTTCTTCGTCTCGCTCCCTGATCCGTCGCACGCAGGACAGGGCTCGATGTGATCGAGGGAGATCTCCTTCTCGGTCCCGAAGGCCGCCTCCTCAAGCGTTATGCGCATCTTCATCAGGAGGTCGGCCCCGGGGCGCGGCCCGGCGCTCTGCCTGCCCCCGCCGAACCCTCCGCCGAAGAAGGTGTCGAAGATATCCCCGAACCCGGAGAAATCGGCGCTGAACCCGCCCGAGAACCCGCCTCCGCCGGCGTACGAGCCCTTGGATGCGTTGCTGTAGGCGGTATGCCCCATCTGGTCGTACTGGGCGCGTTTCTGGGGGTCGGAGAGGACGCTGTATGCCTCGTTGATGCTCTTGAACTTCTCCTCGGCCCCCGGGTCCTTGCAGACGTCAGGGTGGTATTTCCGTGCCAGGTCCCGGTACGCTTTCTTGATCTCCTTATCTTCGGCGTCCCGCGAGACGCCGAGGATATCATAGTAGCTGTCCGGACCCATCGACCTCACTCTTTGACTTCGTAATCGGCATCAACGACGGTATCATCCTTCTTTTCGGCACCCTCTGCCTTCTGCTGCTGGGCGGCTTGCTGCTGTGCCTGCTGATACATCTTCGTCGTGACCGCATATACCGCTTCGGTCAGGGTGTCCATCTTCTGCTTGATGGCCTCGAGGTCGTCGCCCTCAAGCGCCTTCTTGAGGTCGGCGATTGCATCCTCGATCTTCTGCCGCTCCGCGGCATCGACCGCATCCTTCGCGTCCTTCAAGGCCCGCTCTGCGGTGAAGATGGCGGTATCAGCGGTGTTGCGGAGGTCGATCTCCTCGCGCTTCTTCTTGTCTTCTTCCTCGAACTTCTTAGCGTCGCCCATCATCCGCTGGATCTCGGCCTCGGAGGGGCGGGAGTCCTGCGGCTTGATGGTGATCGACTGCTCGTTCCCGGTGCCGAGATCCTTTGCCGAGACATGGACGATGCCGTTTGCATCGATATCGAAGGTGACCTCGATCTGCGGGATGCCCCGGGGCGCCGCCGGAATCCCGGTGAGCTGGAACCGGCCCAGGGTGAAGTTGTCCTTCGCGAGCGCCCGTTCGCCCTGCACGACATGGATCTCGACCGAGGTCTGGCCGTCGGCTGCGGTCGAGAAGATCTGGCTCTTCCGCGTCGGGATGGTGGTGTTGCGCTCGATGAGCTTCGTCGCGATACCTCCGAGCGTCTCGATGCCGAGCGAGAGCGGGGTCACGTCGAGGAGCAGGACGTCCTTGGTCTCGCCCGTCAGCACGCCGGCCTGAATGGCGGCGCCGAGAGCGACACACTCGTCGGGGTTGATACCTTTGTCGGGCTCCTTCTTGAGGACCTTCTTCACGGTCTCTTGGACAAGGGGCACCCGGGTCGACCCGCCGACGAGGAGGACGTGGTCGATATCGTCGGCGCTCAGTTTAGCGTCGGCGAGCGCCTGCTTCACCGGCCCGAGGGTCGAGTCGACGAGGTCGGCGATGAGCTGCTCGAACTTCGCGCGGGTAAGGTCGACGTCCAGGAACTTGGGGCCGCTCTCCGTCGTGGTGATGTAGGGGAGGTTGATGTTGGTCTTCTGGACTGTGGAGAGCTCGATCTTCGCGTTCTCGGCCGCGTCCCGCAGGCGCTGCGTGGCGACCGGGTCCTTCTTGAGGTCGACGCCCTCCTTCTTCCGGAACTCGTCGACCAGGTAGTCGACGACCAGTTTGTCGAAGTCGTCGCCGCCGAGGCGGTTGTTGCCGGCGGTCGACTTGACCTCGAAGACGCCGTCGCCGAGCTGGAGGATCGAGACATCGAACGTGCCGCCGCCGAGGTCGTAGACGAGCACCGTGGCCTCGCCTTCCTTGTCGATACCGTAGGCGAGCGCGCTCGCGGTCGGTTCGTTGATGATCCGGAGCACCTCAAGGCCCGCGATGGTCCCGGCGTCCTTCGTCGCCTGCCGTTGAGCGTCGTTGAAGTATGCGGGCACCGTGATGACGGCCTTTGTGATCTTCTCGCCCAGGTACTCCTCTGCGTCCAGTTTCAGCTTCTGGAGGATCATCGCGGAGATCTCCTGCGGTGTGTAATTCTTGTTCTCGATGGCGACCTTCTCGCTCGTGCCCATCTTCCGCTTGATCGACTGGATGGTGCGGTTCGGGTTCGTGATCGCCTGCCTCTTCGCGACGTTGCCGACCAGCCGCTCGCCTTCCTTGGTGAACGCTACGACGGACGGGGTGGTCCTGCCGCCTTCTGCGTTGGCGATGACCGTCGGCCGCCCGCCTTCCATGATTGCCATGCACGAGTTGGTCGTTCCGAGATCGATACCAAGGACTTTTTCCGAAACCATGTGCTTATTCCTCCTTTCCTTTAGATACCACAACTTTTGCGCATCTGATGACCTTATCCTGCATACAGTATCCGCGAATGACCTCGTCGATCACGGTGCCTTCCTCTGCCGCCGAAGGAACGTAGGCGATCGCCTCTTGCCGTTCCGGGTCGAAAGGAAGGTCCCGGCATTCGATGGGTTTGATGCCGTGCCGGTCAAGGATGGCCATGAAGAGTTTCCTGATCTGCTCCATCCCTTCCTTGAGGCCTGCACCATCTACTTTTTCCGCCCGCTCGAAGTTGTCCACGACCTCGAGCAACTCCACCGCGAAATCCTCGATGGCGAAGGTTGTGCGGGCGTCGATCTCCCGGGCCATTCGCTTCCGGTAGTTGTCGAAATCTGCTGCAAGGCGCAGATAACGGCTGTTAAGGTCGTCATATGCCTTCTGCAGCTCTTCAAGCGCCGGAGATGCTGCATCCGCATCTTTTGCGAGATCCTGTTGCTTCTCGTTCAGCTCGGATGTATCCTCCTTCATACGCCTAACCTGCTTCAAAATGATGTACCGTATTGGTCCAGTTATTTATTGTAATGTAGTTCTATATATTATTAACGAATACTGCAGGCATTTGACTTCTATAACCGGCCGGTTTTCCGATCCGAGACTCATCCAGCAATATTCTCCCGCCGATATGCGGATCGGCGGAGGAGAGGGCGGCAGTCCCGGCAATGCCGAGTCCCTCGCCTCCGAGGGGCCGGCATGATGAACTGCGGCCGGTTTCGGGGGCGGCGCCAAATATATATCTCCCTATCCCGCTCACGTGTAACCATGAAATGGGCACTGCTCTCTGTCTGGGATAAAACAGGCATCGTGGATCTTGCAAAAGTGCTCGTCGAGCACGATTACCGGCTCCTGAGTTCCGGCGGCACCGGAGCCGCGCTCGCGCAGGCGGGGGTTCCGTATACCGACGTCTCCACCTATACCGGGTTTCCCGAGATGATGCACGGCAGGGTAAAGACTCTCCACCCGAAGGTGCACGGGGGCATCCTCGGGCGCCGCGGCATCGACGACGCCGTGATGCAGGAGTACGGCATCGAGCCGATCGACCTTGTCGTGGTGAACCTCTACCCCTTCGAGGCGATGAGCGGCGCAGGGCTCTCCCTCGAGGAGATCATAGAGTACATCGATATCGGCGGCCCGGCGATGGTGCGGGCGGCGGCAAAGAACCACAAGTTCGTTGCGGTCGTGGTGGACCCTGCCGATTACGGGACTGTTGCGGACGCGGTCCGGCGGGGCGGGTTTTCGGCCGAGGAGCGGCTGAACCTCGCCGCGAAGGCGTTCGCCCGGACGGCGGCCTACGACGGCGCGATCACGAACTACCTCACCGGCCTCAACCGGCCGTTCCCGGAAGTCCTCACCGCCCAGTTCAGGAACGAGAGGACGCTCCGGTACGGCGAGAACCCGCACCAAGCGGCGGCGGTCTACGGGGATGCCGGGATCGCGGGAGAAGAGCCGCTTCAGGGCAAGCAGATGTCCTACAACAACTACCTCGACGTCGACGCCGCGGTCGGCCTGCTCCGGGAGTTTGAGGACTGCGCTGTGGTCATCGTCAAGCACAACAACCCCTGCGGCGTTGCGACGGGCGAAGACCTCCTCGATACCTACATCGCCGCACGGGAGGTCGACCCGGTCTCGGCCTACGGCTCGATCGTCGCCATGAACCGCGAGGTGACGGAGGACGTCGCCCGCGAACTCACCGGGACGTTCGTGGAGGTCGTGATCGCGCCGTCCTACACCCCGAAGGCGCTCGAGATCATGAAGGTCAAGGAGAACATGCGGGTGCTCCGGCTCCCGGAGCCGGTGGTGCGGGACGAGATCAGGAGCATCGACGGCGGCGTCTTGGTCCAGCGGGCCGAACCCTACCGCGAGGACTGGAAGGTCGTGAGCGAGCGGGAGCCTACCGCCCACGAGATGCGGGCGATGGAACTCGCCCTGAAGGTTTGCCGGCACACGAAGAGCAACGCCATCATATTCGCGGACGAGAAAGCGGTCCTCGGGATCGGTGCCGGGCAGATGAACCGGGTCGAGTCCGCGGAGATCGCGGTCAAGAAGGCCCGCAAGTCCCTTGCCGGCTCGGCGGTCGCCTCGGACGCCTTCCTGCCGTTCCCCGACACCCTTGAGGTTGCGGCGGCGGCGGGGGCGACGGCGCTCGTCCAGCCGGGCGGCTCCATCCGCGATGCGGAGGTCATCGAAGCGGCGAACCGGCTCAACGTCGCGATGGTCTTCACGGGTGTGCGGCACTTCCGGCACTAAACCTCTTTTTTGGTCCTGTTGAGACCCTGCTCGGGTTCCGGTGGGGCTGGGGGGCACCACCGGATTCCGGTGGTCGTCCCCAACCCTCAAGAGGGGAATACTAGGCCCGGGGAAAACCCGAGCCTGTCCCCATACAGTGGACCGTGGTGACCATCGGGTTTGGGGGTGGGGGACCGGGGAGGTGCGGCAGTCCTGCGGGCAGGAACTTGAGGGTTACGACGTTCCTCCAGAACATCGTCCGAGCACCGAAAGTGCGCAAGATCGGATATCCTAGTGCAGGAGAAGAAATCTCAACCGAACAACCTGTTCGCGGAATAGGGGCCCGTAGCGCTCGATCCGAACCGATCCGCAGAGTCGGGGCCGGCCTCTCGGGGGAGCAGACAGGGTTTCAAAAGCCCTCTTTTTCTCGGGTGCCCAAACGGTTATATCCCCCGCCTTCTCTTCACGGCTGAAGGTGGTATCTCGTTATGGACTACGGCAGCCTCATCTCCGGGTCGTTTAGGTATACAAAAGACGCCCTCTGGGGCAAATGGGGGCGGTGGATCATCCTCATCGTCCTCTCGCTCATTCAGGTCTTCACCCTGTTCCTGATCCCGCTCTACAACGGCTACATCGTCCGGGTGCTCGCCGGCCGGAGGCCTGCGCCCGATATCTACGATTGGGGCAGGCTCTTTATCGACGGGTGGAAGTGGAACGTCATCAGCCTGATCTACATGATCCCGGCCATTCTGGTCTTGGCCTACTTCGGAGGGCTTGCGGCCATCTCCGCCGTAGCGGCGCAGGGGGCGACCGACCCGGAGGCTTGGGCGCCGGCGGTTGCCGCCGCCGTCTCCGGCATCCTGCTTGCGGCCCTCGTTGCGATCCTCATATCGTTCGTCGCCCTCTTCGCGGTCGTCCGGTTCGCCCACACCGGGAGGTTCGGCGAGGCGTTCAACTTCGGGGCGATCTTCGCCCACATCGGGAGGATCGGGTGGGGCTCTTGGATCCTTGCGGTCATCATCCTCATCCTGATCGGCGTGGTCTACGGGGTCGTAGTCGGCCTTATCGGATCGATTCCCATCCTCGGCTGGATCATCAACCTCTTCCTCGGGGTGGCGTTCGGCATCTTCCACGCCCGCTACCTGGCCGGGGCCTACGAGAGCGCCCCGGCGCCGAGGTAGGGGCCGCGTCTTTTTTTTTGCCGGACCGGCCTCAAGGTGCGGGAGACCGATCCTCTCGAGAGTATCGCCGCCGACGGGGGTCTCGGATTATCCCCGAGGCGGCGCGCACCCCCTATCACGAGGACCGGATGCCTACGCCGGAGCGGCGCCCCCGGTTCTGTTTGAACCGCCCTGTGCACGGCATACTCAGTTTATGCAAATATATTCCCCCGATTTTTGGAAAGATTTCCGGTCCGCATTGGGATTAGACCAATACGTTTATATTCCGTTTTCTCACACTTACTCGTGGGTGATATACCTATGGACTACGGTACTGTAATCTCCGGGGCGTTTGAGTATACCAAAGACGCCCTGGTAGGAAAGTGGATGCACTGGGTCATGCTGGCCGTCCTGTCGCTCGTGCAGGCGCTCACGCTCTCCCTGGTCCCGCTCCTCAACGGCTATGTGGTGCGGGTGCTCGCCGGGAAGACGCCGGCTCCCGAGGTCGACGAGTGGGGCCGTCTCTTCATCGACGGGTGGAAGATGAACATCATCATGCTGGTCTACATGCTCCCGGCGATTATCATATTCATGATATTCGGGGGTCTCGCCATAATCGGTGGCGCTTTGGGTGGAGCGGCCGGCGGCGATTCGGCGGCAGCAGGCGCTGCATTGCTGAGCATCCTCGGGGGCGCTCTCATTGCAGGGCTCGTTGCGCTGGTCATGGCGTTCATCGCCCTGTTTGCCCTCCTGCGGTTCGCTCACACCGACAGCATCGGTGAGGCGTTCAACTTCGGGGCGGTCTTCGGGCACATCGGCAAACTCGGGTGGGGGGCCTGGATCATCGCGGTCATCGTCCTCATCGTCATCGCGGCGATCTACGGCTTCGTAGTCGGCCTTCTTGCCGGCATCCCGCTCTTGGGATGGCTCATCGGCCTCTTCCTCAACGCTGCGTTTGCGGTCTTCTACGCCCGCTACCTTGCCCAGGTCTACGAAGACGTGCCTGCGCCCGCGTAAGACCGGAATAATCCCTTTTTTTGCCTGCCCTTCCTGCAGGATAACTGCCCGCCGCGACCAATTCCACCCTCACGAGCCGTCTCCCTCGAAATACCCAAAAAAATGCTCCCCTATCAAGTAAACCCGTAAACCCAAGCGTTCTCCCCCGCGAGCAAAGCAGCGCGTTTATCTCTACGAACAGAAAAATCCTCTTCAGAACAATACGGTGATCTCTATGGATTATATCCGGTTCCTCGGCGACTCCTTCGACTACACGAAGGAGGCTCTTTGGGGCAGGTGGGTCCGCTGGCTCCTCCTGCTCATCAGTGTGGTCATATTCCCGTTCATCTACGGTTACGGCGTACGGGTCATGAACGGCGCGAAGCCCGCCCCAGAACTCGAAGGCTGGGTCGGGCTCTTCATCGACGGCATCAAACTGATCATCATCACAGTCGTTTACGCCATCCCGATCTGGATCTTCGCGTTCCTTCCCTTTGCGGCGTACTTCATCCCGACCTCGGCGACGGTGACCCCGGCGACCGGCCCCGAACCGCTCTTCGACCCCGGGATGGGCATCGTCGTAGCCCTCGGCTTCATCGCCCTCTTCCTCGTCGTCGCCATCGTGGTCGGCATCCTAGCGACCTTTGCGATGGTCCGGTTCTCCCGGACGGGAAGGATGCGCGAGGCCTTCAGGATCAGAGCCCTCCTTGCCCACATCGGAAAGATCGGGTGGCTGAACTGCTTCATCGCCCTCGTCGTGCTGACCGT
It includes:
- a CDS encoding DUF4013 domain-containing protein codes for the protein MDYIRFLGDSFDYTKEALWGRWVRWLLLLISVVIFPFIYGYGVRVMNGAKPAPELEGWVGLFIDGIKLIIITVVYAIPIWIFAFLPFAAYFIPTSATVTPATGPEPLFDPGMGIVVALGFIALFLVVAIVVGILATFAMVRFSRTGRMREAFRIRALLAHIGKIGWLNCFIALVVLTVAVAIVEFILVLVPIIGAIILLLLMPAFIIFTYRYIALLYESAPAPA
- a CDS encoding nucleotide exchange factor GrpE, with product MKEDTSELNEKQQDLAKDADAASPALEELQKAYDDLNSRYLRLAADFDNYRKRMAREIDARTTFAIEDFAVELLEVVDNFERAEKVDGAGLKEGMEQIRKLFMAILDRHGIKPIECRDLPFDPERQEAIAYVPSAAEEGTVIDEVIRGYCMQDKVIRCAKVVVSKGKEE
- the dnaJ gene encoding molecular chaperone DnaJ: MGPDSYYDILGVSRDAEDKEIKKAYRDLARKYHPDVCKDPGAEEKFKSINEAYSVLSDPQKRAQYDQMGHTAYSNASKGSYAGGGGFSGGFSADFSGFGDIFDTFFGGGFGGGRQSAGPRPGADLLMKMRITLEEAAFGTEKEISLDHIEPCPACDGSGSETKKFTTCPTCGGSGQMRQMSQSIFGNFVRMSTCTTCGGRGKMPESRCKACGGSGHRRARQTVKVRIPPGVDTGMRLRMEGYGDAGEYGAPSGDLYIEISVAPHKTFTRRGDDLETAVDITPAQATLGSQVEVQTIDGRTVVLDIPAGVQYNTGLKIPGEGVRWQTKPGDMLVRVRIAVPERLTEEERELYERLLELEGKKPAAKGAKKGKGFFQDVVDKMKESVK
- a CDS encoding DUF4013 domain-containing protein, encoding MDYGTVISGAFEYTKDALVGKWMHWVMLAVLSLVQALTLSLVPLLNGYVVRVLAGKTPAPEVDEWGRLFIDGWKMNIIMLVYMLPAIIIFMIFGGLAIIGGALGGAAGGDSAAAGAALLSILGGALIAGLVALVMAFIALFALLRFAHTDSIGEAFNFGAVFGHIGKLGWGAWIIAVIVLIVIAAIYGFVVGLLAGIPLLGWLIGLFLNAAFAVFYARYLAQVYEDVPAPA
- the dnaK gene encoding molecular chaperone DnaK; amino-acid sequence: MVSEKVLGIDLGTTNSCMAIMEGGRPTVIANAEGGRTTPSVVAFTKEGERLVGNVAKRQAITNPNRTIQSIKRKMGTSEKVAIENKNYTPQEISAMILQKLKLDAEEYLGEKITKAVITVPAYFNDAQRQATKDAGTIAGLEVLRIINEPTASALAYGIDKEGEATVLVYDLGGGTFDVSILQLGDGVFEVKSTAGNNRLGGDDFDKLVVDYLVDEFRKKEGVDLKKDPVATQRLRDAAENAKIELSTVQKTNINLPYITTTESGPKFLDVDLTRAKFEQLIADLVDSTLGPVKQALADAKLSADDIDHVLLVGGSTRVPLVQETVKKVLKKEPDKGINPDECVALGAAIQAGVLTGETKDVLLLDVTPLSLGIETLGGIATKLIERNTTIPTRKSQIFSTAADGQTSVEIHVVQGERALAKDNFTLGRFQLTGIPAAPRGIPQIEVTFDIDANGIVHVSAKDLGTGNEQSITIKPQDSRPSEAEIQRMMGDAKKFEEEDKKKREEIDLRNTADTAIFTAERALKDAKDAVDAAERQKIEDAIADLKKALEGDDLEAIKQKMDTLTEAVYAVTTKMYQQAQQQAAQQQKAEGAEKKDDTVVDADYEVKE
- the purH gene encoding bifunctional phosphoribosylaminoimidazolecarboxamide formyltransferase/IMP cyclohydrolase, with the translated sequence MKWALLSVWDKTGIVDLAKVLVEHDYRLLSSGGTGAALAQAGVPYTDVSTYTGFPEMMHGRVKTLHPKVHGGILGRRGIDDAVMQEYGIEPIDLVVVNLYPFEAMSGAGLSLEEIIEYIDIGGPAMVRAAAKNHKFVAVVVDPADYGTVADAVRRGGFSAEERLNLAAKAFARTAAYDGAITNYLTGLNRPFPEVLTAQFRNERTLRYGENPHQAAAVYGDAGIAGEEPLQGKQMSYNNYLDVDAAVGLLREFEDCAVVIVKHNNPCGVATGEDLLDTYIAAREVDPVSAYGSIVAMNREVTEDVARELTGTFVEVVIAPSYTPKALEIMKVKENMRVLRLPEPVVRDEIRSIDGGVLVQRAEPYREDWKVVSEREPTAHEMRAMELALKVCRHTKSNAIIFADEKAVLGIGAGQMNRVESAEIAVKKARKSLAGSAVASDAFLPFPDTLEVAAAAGATALVQPGGSIRDAEVIEAANRLNVAMVFTGVRHFRH
- a CDS encoding DUF4013 domain-containing protein, which codes for MDYGSLISGSFRYTKDALWGKWGRWIILIVLSLIQVFTLFLIPLYNGYIVRVLAGRRPAPDIYDWGRLFIDGWKWNVISLIYMIPAILVLAYFGGLAAISAVAAQGATDPEAWAPAVAAAVSGILLAALVAILISFVALFAVVRFAHTGRFGEAFNFGAIFAHIGRIGWGSWILAVIILILIGVVYGVVVGLIGSIPILGWIINLFLGVAFGIFHARYLAGAYESAPAPR